The DNA sequence TCACGCGCTCACAGGAAGGCCCCCGCCTCGGCGGGGGCCTTCTTCGTCGCCTACACCATGGCGACATCCGACGTCATCCGACTGGGATGCCGGAGGGATCCCGCGTACTGTGGGTGAGTTCCGCGCACCACAGCATCCGCGCACCGCATCACCCCAGGAGGGTTCATCCATGTCCCGTCGCCTCATCGCCGTCACCGCGCTCGTCCTCGGCGCCGCCGCGCTCACCGCGTGCAGCGGCAGCACCGCTCCCGCCGAGAGCGGCTCCTCCTCCGAAGAGGGTTCGAACGACTTCGGCCTCGTGAAGGACGGCACGCTGACGGTCGCGACCGAGGGCACGTACCGCCCGTTCAGCTTCCACGGCGACGGCGGCACCGGCGACCTGACGGGCTACGACGTCGAGATCATCCAGGCCGTCGCCGACAAGCTCGACCTCGAGGTCGACTTCAAGGAGACGCAGTGGGATGCGATCTTCGCGGGGCTCGACGCCGGACGCTTCGACGTGATCGCCAACCAGGTCACCATCAACGACGACCGGAAGGCCTCCTACCTGTTCAGCGAGCCGTACACGGTGTCGCCCGGTGTGATCGTGGTGGCCGAGGACGACGACTCGATCTCGTCGTTCGACGACCTGCAGGGCAAGACCACGGCCCAGTCGCTCACCAGCAACTGGAACGACCTCGCGAAGGAGTCGGGCGCGAACGTCGAGGGCGTCGAGGGGTGGGCACAGGCCGTCGAGCTCCTTCGCCAGGGCCGCGTCGACGCGACCATCAACGACAAGCTCACGTTCCTCGACTACGAGAAGACGAACAGCCCGACCGGTCTGAAGATCGCGGCGGAGACCGAGGACGCCGGCGAGCAGGCCTTCGTGTTCACGAAGGACAAGAAGTCGCTCGTCGAGGCCGTGGACGCCGCCCTCGAGGAGCTGCGCGCCGACGGCACGCTCGCCGAGATCAGCGACAAGTACTTCGGCGCCGACGTCACGCAGTAACCCATGGAGAGCCCCTGGCAGCTGTTCCTCGACTCGCTGGGGCCGATCGCCCTCGCGGGGCTGACGGCCACGGTGCCGCTGGCGCTCGTCTCCTTCGTCATCGGTCTGCTCATCGCGATCGGCGTGGCGCTCATGCGGATCTCGGTGAACCCGGTGGTATCCGGCATCGCCCGGTTCTACATCTCGGTGATCCGCGGAACGCCGATGCTCGTGCAGCTCTTCGTGATCTTCTACGGGATGCCGTCGATCGGCGTGACGATCGATCCATGGCCCAGCGCGATCATCGCGCTGTCGCTCAACGTCGGCGGCTACGGGGCCGAGGTGGTGCGGGCGGCGATCCTCTCGGTACCGAAGGGACAGTGGGAGGCCGCCTACACGGTCGGCATGAACCGCACGCGCACGCTGACGCGCGTCATCCTGCCGCAGGCTGCGCGGGTCTCGGTGCCGCCGCTGTCGAACACCTTCATTTCCCTGGTCAAGGACACCTCGCTCGCCTCGCTGATCCTCGTGACCGAGCTGTTCAAGGTCGCGCAGCAGATCGCGTCGACGACGTACCAGTTCATGGTGCTGTATCTCGCAGCAGCGCTGGTCTACTGGGTGTTCTGCCTCGTCCTGTCGTTCGGGCAGAGCGCACTGGAGAGGAGGCTCGATCGCCATGTCGCGCACTGACGGAACGGGTGGGGAGCTGCTCGCCGCTCGCGGGCTGCACAAGCGCTTCGGTGACAACGAGGTGCTGCGCGGGATCGATCTGACGCTGCACCGCGGAGAGGTCGTCGTGCTGATCGGTCCGAGCGGGTCGGGCAAGACGACGGTGCTCCGCGCGCTCAACGGGCTGGAGACGCCGGATGCCGGAACCATCGAGGTGTCGGGCGGGCCGCAGATCGATTTCGCGGACGCGGGCGGCCGAGGCGCGCGGAAGCGGGCCCAGCAGCGCCTGGCTCTGCGCGACCGGTCGGCCATGGTGTTCCAGCACCACAACCTGTTCCCGCATTTCACGGTGCTCGAGAACGTCATCGAGGGACCCTGGCGGGTGCAGGGGAGGCCGAAGGCCGAGGTGATCGCCGAGGCGCGCACCCTGCTCGCGCGCGTGGGGCTCGCCGACAAGGAGAACGCCCGCCCGCACCAGCTCTCGGGCGGGCAGCAGCAGCGCGTCGGCATCGTCAGGGCGCTGGCCCTGCGGCCCGGCCTGCTGCTCTTCGACGAGCCGACCAGTGCCCTCGACCCGGAGCTCGTGGGGGAGGTGCTGCTGGTCATCAAGGAACTCGCCGACGAGGGGTGGAGCATGGTGGTCGTCACGCACGAGCTGAGCTTCGCGCGCGAGGCAGCCGACCGGGTGCTGTTCATGGACGGCGGGGCCGTCGTCGAGGAGGGCGCTCCGCAGGACATCTTCGGCGCTCCCCGGCAGGAGCGCACGCAGCGGTTCCTGACCCGCATCCTGCGCCCGCTCGACGGCGACTGAACGCCCGATACCGGGCGCCCCGCGTCAGGCGAAGAGAGGCGCGACGAGACTGATCGCGAGAGCGATCATGACGACAGCGATGATCCCGTCGAGGATGCGCCAAGAGCGCTCCGTGCGCAGCCAGCGACCGAGGTAGCGCGCGCCGAAGCCCAGCGCGGTGAACCAGAGGATGCTGGCGACGATCGCCCCGGCGGCGAACAGCCACCGGTCATCGCCGTGAGTGGCAGCGATCGATCCGAGCATGAGCACGGTGTCGAGGTACACGTGCGGGTTGAGCCAGGTGAGCGCGAGGACGGTCAGGAGCACCGGGGCCAGCGCGGTGCGTGTCGCGGTGGCGGTCGTCGCTCCGTCGGGTGCTCCGCCGGTCGCAGGAGCGTCGTCGAGGCGCAGCTGCTCCCCTCCGCGCCAGGCGCGGCGTGCGGCGAGGAGTCCGTAGCCGAGCAGGAACAGTGCGCCGGCCCACCGGGCGACGACGACGAGCCACGGGGCGGCCGAGATCACGACACCGAGACCGGCGACCCCCGCGGCGATGAGGAGGGCGTCGGACAGAGCGCAGATCACCACGACCGGCAGCACGTGCTCCCGACGCATCCCCTGGCGCAGCACGAAGACGTTCTGCGCGCCGATGGCGACGATGAGCGACAGGCCGAGTCCGAGACCCGAGAGGACCGAGAGCATGTCTTCACGCTAAGTGCGGGTCGGCATGAGCACCAGCGAGGATTCCTTGTGAACCATTAGCCTGGCTGATGTGAGAATCGATCCGGAACTCGCCGCCACGGTCGCCGCCGTCGCCGACGAGGGCACCCTCGACGCGGCATCCCGCGTGCTGCGCATCACGCCGTCGGCCGTGAGTCAGCGATTGAAGAGCCTCGAGCAGCAGCTCGGCCGCGTTCTGGTCGTCCGTGCGAAGCCGGCCAGGCTCACGGAGGCGGGGGAGGCCGTCGTGCGGCTCGCCCGGCAGGCGGCGCTCCTCGAGCACGACGCGCTCGGCGGGCTGGGGCTGGACGGCGGGATGGCTCGGCCGCGGATCCCGCTCGCGGTGAACGCCGACTCGATGGCGACGTGGTTCCTCGCCCCGCTGGCGCGTCTGTCGCGCACGCACGACATCGACGTCGACCTGCACCGCGACGACCAGAACTTCACCGCGCGGCTGCTGGAGTCGGGCACGGTCATGGCGGCGGTGACGAGCGAGGCGACGCCGGTGGCCGGGTGCTCGGTCTCGCCGCTCGGGGTGCTGGAGTACCGGGCGATGGCCGAGCCCCGCTACGCCGAGCGCTGGTTCCCGGACGGGGTGACCGGCGAGGCGCTCGTGACGGCGCCGTTCGTCGACTTCGACCGTCGAGACACGCTGCAGCACGAGTGGCTCGCGGCGAGGGGAGTGACCGCTCAGGGAGTTCCGCGGCACTACGTCCCGGCATCCCATGACTATGCGCTCGCCGTCCGGCTCGGGCTGGGGTGGGGGATGGTTCCGGGGCTGCAGGACGAGGGCGGACTCGTCGATCTCGGCGGTCCTCCGCTGCGGGTCGCTCTCTACTGGCAGCAGTGGAACCTCCGTTCCGAGCTGCTCGATGCGATCGCCGCCGAGGTGGCCGAGGAGGCGCATCGCGTCCTCGCCCCCTGACGGACGTCTGCGATCCGTTTTGCGACAGGCCGTTGCATCCTCGATTGAATAGGTATTCAATCTGATGAACGGGCATGTGTCTTGTGGGAGCGGTTTCGTCGAGGCGCATGCAAGACGAAAGAGTGTGCAGGCACCGGTCTTTGAGGGAAGATCGTCCACCTCGTCCGCGCACTCTCGATTCCTGAGGGGGAAGAGACATGGTCACCACGGACACCAGGAGGGCGGACACCAGGAGGAAGGTTCTCGCCGTCCTCGCCGGAGGCGTCGTGCTGGGGGTGGGCGTCGGAGTGACGCTCGCCGCCTGGAACGACTCCGAGTTCGCCACCGGCACTTTCGGCGCCGGATCGTTCAACCTGGAGGGCTCGACCACGAGCGCCACCACCGGGTACGACGACCACAACATCGACAACGGGGATGCTGCGGCATCCCTCGTGTTCCAACTGCCCGCCGTCGCCGCGTCGATGTCGCCGGGCGACGTCGTCTACGCGCCGTTCTGGGTACGACTCGACGCCACGACGACGAACGCGGCGACCCTGGTCCCCGCCGGGATCACCGCCGGAACCGGCGGCAACGAGGCGAACCTGTCGTACACCGTCACCGCCATCGGCGCCGCAGCGACCTGCGGGGCAGGGGCCACGGGAACCGTCGTCGCGTCCGGAGCGACGCTCAGCGCCCAGACCGGAGCGACATCGGTGCCGCTCGCTGAGGGAACCGCCCCCGGCACGGCCGGTGCACCAGT is a window from the Microbacterium sp. LWO14-1.2 genome containing:
- a CDS encoding amino acid ABC transporter permease is translated as MESPWQLFLDSLGPIALAGLTATVPLALVSFVIGLLIAIGVALMRISVNPVVSGIARFYISVIRGTPMLVQLFVIFYGMPSIGVTIDPWPSAIIALSLNVGGYGAEVVRAAILSVPKGQWEAAYTVGMNRTRTLTRVILPQAARVSVPPLSNTFISLVKDTSLASLILVTELFKVAQQIASTTYQFMVLYLAAALVYWVFCLVLSFGQSALERRLDRHVAH
- a CDS encoding SipW-dependent-type signal peptide-containing protein; protein product: MVTTDTRRADTRRKVLAVLAGGVVLGVGVGVTLAAWNDSEFATGTFGAGSFNLEGSTTSATTGYDDHNIDNGDAAASLVFQLPAVAASMSPGDVVYAPFWVRLDATTTNAATLVPAGITAGTGGNEANLSYTVTAIGAAATCGAGATGTVVASGATLSAQTGATSVPLAEGTAPGTAGAPVQLCFAVTAGAALTQGATATATWEFTATSVSD
- a CDS encoding LysE/ArgO family amino acid transporter, yielding MLSVLSGLGLGLSLIVAIGAQNVFVLRQGMRREHVLPVVVICALSDALLIAAGVAGLGVVISAAPWLVVVARWAGALFLLGYGLLAARRAWRGGEQLRLDDAPATGGAPDGATTATATRTALAPVLLTVLALTWLNPHVYLDTVLMLGSIAATHGDDRWLFAAGAIVASILWFTALGFGARYLGRWLRTERSWRILDGIIAVVMIALAISLVAPLFA
- a CDS encoding amino acid ABC transporter ATP-binding protein; this translates as MSRTDGTGGELLAARGLHKRFGDNEVLRGIDLTLHRGEVVVLIGPSGSGKTTVLRALNGLETPDAGTIEVSGGPQIDFADAGGRGARKRAQQRLALRDRSAMVFQHHNLFPHFTVLENVIEGPWRVQGRPKAEVIAEARTLLARVGLADKENARPHQLSGGQQQRVGIVRALALRPGLLLFDEPTSALDPELVGEVLLVIKELADEGWSMVVVTHELSFAREAADRVLFMDGGAVVEEGAPQDIFGAPRQERTQRFLTRILRPLDGD
- a CDS encoding transporter substrate-binding domain-containing protein, yielding MSRRLIAVTALVLGAAALTACSGSTAPAESGSSSEEGSNDFGLVKDGTLTVATEGTYRPFSFHGDGGTGDLTGYDVEIIQAVADKLDLEVDFKETQWDAIFAGLDAGRFDVIANQVTINDDRKASYLFSEPYTVSPGVIVVAEDDDSISSFDDLQGKTTAQSLTSNWNDLAKESGANVEGVEGWAQAVELLRQGRVDATINDKLTFLDYEKTNSPTGLKIAAETEDAGEQAFVFTKDKKSLVEAVDAALEELRADGTLAEISDKYFGADVTQ
- a CDS encoding LysR family transcriptional regulator ArgP — its product is MRIDPELAATVAAVADEGTLDAASRVLRITPSAVSQRLKSLEQQLGRVLVVRAKPARLTEAGEAVVRLARQAALLEHDALGGLGLDGGMARPRIPLAVNADSMATWFLAPLARLSRTHDIDVDLHRDDQNFTARLLESGTVMAAVTSEATPVAGCSVSPLGVLEYRAMAEPRYAERWFPDGVTGEALVTAPFVDFDRRDTLQHEWLAARGVTAQGVPRHYVPASHDYALAVRLGLGWGMVPGLQDEGGLVDLGGPPLRVALYWQQWNLRSELLDAIAAEVAEEAHRVLAP